In the Flagellimonas sp. HMM57 genome, one interval contains:
- a CDS encoding ABC transporter permease, giving the protein MKHHLPEDFILEIRPRHKLFHLNVKEIWQYKDLLVLLVRRDFVAMYKQTILGPMWFIIQPIITTALFMLVFGGIAKMSTDGMPQAVFYLAGIISWNYFSEVLAITSETFIQNAYLFGKVYFPRIIIPLSVVCSNFITFCVQLLLFLVVFCYFLFFTDAPLLPNSTLFLLPVLLLITAGLGLGLGLLITALTTKYRDFTYLIGFTVQLAMYATPIIYPTSIIEGKIRLLIMANPMSSIIEAFRYAFLGVGEFSWGGIFYSFCCMLVLLGLGLIMFNRVEKNFIDTV; this is encoded by the coding sequence ATGAAACATCATTTACCGGAAGATTTCATATTGGAGATCAGGCCCAGGCATAAGCTTTTTCATCTGAATGTTAAGGAAATATGGCAGTACAAAGATCTTTTGGTATTATTGGTTAGGAGAGATTTTGTTGCCATGTACAAACAGACCATCCTTGGCCCAATGTGGTTTATTATACAACCTATAATAACTACGGCATTGTTCATGCTGGTCTTTGGTGGAATTGCAAAAATGAGTACGGATGGCATGCCACAGGCCGTGTTTTATTTGGCAGGTATTATAAGTTGGAATTATTTTTCAGAGGTTTTAGCAATTACATCTGAAACATTTATACAAAATGCTTACCTCTTTGGCAAAGTATATTTTCCTAGAATTATTATTCCACTATCTGTGGTTTGCTCCAATTTCATTACTTTCTGTGTGCAACTTTTGTTGTTCCTAGTAGTATTTTGTTATTTCTTATTTTTCACAGACGCACCATTACTCCCCAATAGCACACTGTTTCTACTTCCAGTTTTGCTTTTAATTACCGCTGGGCTTGGCTTGGGCTTGGGACTTTTGATTACAGCATTGACTACAAAGTACAGGGATTTCACTTATCTCATAGGCTTTACCGTACAATTGGCAATGTATGCCACTCCCATCATCTATCCTACCAGTATCATAGAAGGTAAAATACGGTTACTTATCATGGCCAACCCCATGAGTTCCATAATAGAAGCATTTCGTTATGCGTTTCTGGGAGTTGGGGAATTTAGCTGGGGAGGTATCTTCTATAGCTTTTGCTGTATGCTTGTACTGTTAGGTCTTGGACTAATCATGTTCAATAGGGTAGAAAAAAATTTCATAGATACCGTTTAA
- a CDS encoding glycoside hydrolase family 88 protein, with amino-acid sequence MLLVILFILLILILLFYSVEIHPYIIVKLRRRFFMYDKKTPLQYYETGVLKAALRISKNETPKMSLADNTYFPIVLVRLFYLKLRKNNRLKNSFPRAFLINGIYDFAERRNDESLFVHIEKILSPFVKGINNGDIKIGYVDQVSMGVVLLKLFNRTKKNEYKLASDLILEYVTNSIHKKHNIILYRKGKDFHYVDVLGMVCPFLYLYAKTFNRPDLTTLANDQLLYYMKNGLAASKFPFHGIELETLTPIGSSNWGRGLGWYMLGLSAALAYTSEQNNPKYPYLKKEMDNLNVQLEKFKNNHHWGQFLGISKKWHTDTSVSCMLIYSLNIADYSFDDNAFYTFIKPLTSKNGLVDFTSGDTEDINIYSREYGHSELTQGLLLSILSKNTNISS; translated from the coding sequence ATGCTACTAGTTATACTATTCATTTTACTTATACTAATCCTATTGTTCTATTCTGTAGAAATACATCCTTACATTATTGTAAAACTTAGAAGACGTTTTTTTATGTACGATAAAAAAACCCCTTTGCAATACTATGAAACCGGTGTGTTAAAAGCGGCTTTGCGTATCTCTAAAAATGAAACCCCAAAAATGTCTTTGGCAGATAACACCTATTTCCCGATCGTTCTTGTTCGTTTGTTTTATTTGAAGCTACGAAAAAACAACCGATTGAAAAATAGCTTCCCAAGAGCTTTTTTGATTAATGGCATTTATGATTTTGCTGAACGGAGAAATGATGAAAGCCTTTTTGTGCATATCGAAAAAATTCTTTCCCCTTTTGTAAAAGGCATAAATAATGGTGACATTAAAATTGGTTATGTAGATCAGGTTTCTATGGGAGTGGTTCTACTAAAACTATTTAATAGGACAAAAAAAAATGAGTATAAGTTGGCCAGCGATCTTATTTTGGAATATGTCACCAATTCCATACACAAAAAACATAACATCATACTTTATCGCAAAGGCAAAGACTTTCACTATGTTGATGTCCTCGGTATGGTCTGCCCCTTCTTATATCTTTATGCAAAAACATTCAATAGACCAGATTTGACCACATTGGCGAACGATCAACTATTATATTACATGAAAAATGGACTTGCGGCTTCCAAATTTCCGTTCCATGGTATCGAATTAGAAACACTGACGCCAATAGGATCGAGTAATTGGGGAAGAGGCTTAGGTTGGTACATGTTAGGATTATCTGCTGCTCTTGCCTACACTTCTGAGCAAAACAATCCAAAATATCCATATCTCAAAAAAGAAATGGATAATTTGAATGTACAGCTGGAAAAATTTAAAAACAACCACCATTGGGGGCAATTCTTGGGTATATCAAAAAAATGGCATACAGACACTTCAGTTTCATGTATGCTAATTTACTCTCTTAACATAGCGGACTATAGTTTTGATGATAATGCATTTTATACATTTATCAAACCATTGACTTCAAAAAATGGTCTTGTAGATTTTACCTCGGGGGATACGGAAGACATCAATATATACTCAAGGGAATATGGACATTCTGAACTCACCCAAGGGTTATTATTGTCAATTTTATCAAAAAACACTAATATTTCATCATGA
- a CDS encoding lipopolysaccharide biosynthesis protein, with product MGVNQLKGGAALSYFNIILTNILGLLMTPYIINSLGNSEYGLYTMIGALVGYLSVLDFGLNNTIIRFVAKYRAEKNRKDEENFLAHSFIIYAVISTIIAIIGIILLPQLGNIYDESLNFEELEKAKTMFVILIFNLCISLPGGAFGGICSGYEEFILPKIIGIIKYVVRALLIFLILYQGGDSISMVILDTVLNLIIIAVNLFIVFKKLNVSIKLHSFQRKLFRKILGFSIWLFVFALVHQLRWQFGQLILGVYFTTTVVAIYAVGITLGNYYGAFSSAIESVFLPRAMQMTVQNRKTKELTDMFIKISRIILLVLLFILGEFILIGRDFVHFWVGNEFSPAYYYALIIMIGLTPTLSQGFANNILEAKNFLSYRGRLILILTILGVLASIYVAKNYGVVEMILVTVFFIFLERIIMIPYYIRKADLDMLRYYREISPLFLGLLGLLSIFLLINYFLPNDNLYIVLGNVLCFGIAYLILFYYLMTAYEKDLFKSLIEKTGIKLSN from the coding sequence ATGGGAGTTAACCAGCTAAAAGGAGGTGCCGCCTTATCTTATTTCAATATTATTTTAACAAATATATTGGGGTTGTTGATGACCCCTTACATCATTAACTCACTCGGTAATTCCGAATACGGTCTTTATACAATGATCGGTGCACTTGTCGGTTATTTGAGTGTTTTAGATTTTGGCCTTAACAATACCATTATCCGCTTTGTAGCTAAATACAGGGCTGAAAAAAATCGCAAGGACGAAGAAAATTTTCTTGCCCATAGCTTTATAATATATGCTGTAATCTCCACTATTATAGCAATAATTGGCATCATATTACTCCCACAATTAGGAAATATATATGATGAGAGCTTAAACTTTGAAGAGCTTGAAAAGGCGAAAACCATGTTCGTCATCCTAATATTTAACCTTTGTATCTCATTACCTGGAGGAGCATTTGGTGGTATATGCAGTGGTTACGAGGAATTTATTTTACCGAAAATTATAGGAATTATCAAATACGTGGTTAGAGCTCTTCTTATATTTTTGATTTTGTATCAAGGTGGAGATTCAATTTCCATGGTGATTTTAGATACTGTTCTTAATTTGATTATTATAGCTGTAAATTTATTTATCGTCTTTAAAAAACTTAACGTATCCATCAAATTGCATTCTTTTCAAAGAAAATTGTTCAGAAAAATTTTAGGATTTTCTATTTGGTTGTTTGTCTTTGCGCTGGTCCATCAACTTAGATGGCAATTTGGACAATTGATACTTGGGGTTTACTTCACAACTACCGTCGTGGCTATTTATGCAGTCGGTATAACTCTTGGAAATTATTATGGTGCATTCTCCAGCGCCATTGAGTCTGTTTTCTTGCCAAGAGCAATGCAAATGACAGTACAAAACAGAAAAACAAAAGAATTAACCGATATGTTTATAAAAATATCCAGAATAATTCTTTTGGTTTTATTGTTCATTTTAGGAGAGTTTATTTTGATAGGTAGGGATTTTGTTCATTTTTGGGTTGGAAATGAGTTTTCACCAGCCTACTATTATGCGCTTATTATTATGATTGGTCTAACGCCAACACTAAGTCAAGGGTTTGCGAATAATATTCTTGAAGCAAAAAACTTTCTTTCCTATCGTGGTAGGTTGATATTAATTCTAACCATCCTTGGCGTTTTGGCCAGTATTTACGTTGCTAAAAATTATGGGGTCGTAGAAATGATTTTAGTCACCGTTTTTTTCATTTTTTTAGAGCGTATCATAATGATTCCTTACTACATCAGAAAAGCCGATTTGGATATGCTTCGTTATTATAGGGAAATATCCCCATTATTTTTGGGCCTTCTAGGTTTATTGAGCATATTTTTGCTAATAAACTATTTTTTACCCAACGATAATCTATATATAGTGTTGGGTAACGTACTTTGTTTTGGTATAGCCTATTTGATATTGTTCTATTATTTAATGACCGCGTACGAAAAAGACTTGTTTAAATCTTTAATCGAAAAAACTGGAATAAAGCTTAGCAATTAA
- a CDS encoding glycosyltransferase, whose amino-acid sequence MTSKKKVLFLHPDLRGGGAEKVLVNLLNTLSREKYELTLLSIFDEGVNKELLKNDIKYLSILNKVFTGWSILQKIFSQKFLFRKCVQQEYDVIIAYLEGVPTRVIGGCANPATKLISWVHVDLTDFDISKVYRSQNEMQRTYQKMDAVVGVSEKAMLSIANLVKIPKEKLHVIHNVVDTDLILKQGKEPVTDISFSKDAINLCSVGRLTQQKGYKRLINAMAMLVKENIPVHLYLLGQGELEEDIKRQINELGLQDIITLLGFHKNPHKYVQKCDVFVCSSYQEGFSTAVTESVLLGTPVLTTDCAGMNEILEDGTVGMIVENSETGLNAGLKKLLNDKQLLNTYKKRTEKKSLQFQQKDNTKAVEELIDNLLNQ is encoded by the coding sequence ATGACCTCAAAAAAGAAAGTATTATTCCTACATCCAGATTTAAGAGGAGGTGGTGCTGAAAAAGTGCTGGTAAATCTTCTCAATACCCTATCACGGGAAAAATATGAGCTTACGCTATTATCAATTTTTGATGAGGGGGTAAATAAGGAATTATTAAAAAATGATATAAAGTATCTATCCATTCTGAATAAAGTCTTCACTGGGTGGTCGATTTTACAGAAAATATTCTCACAAAAATTTCTCTTTAGAAAATGTGTTCAACAAGAGTACGATGTCATCATAGCATACTTAGAGGGTGTTCCCACAAGGGTTATCGGTGGATGTGCAAATCCTGCAACAAAATTGATTTCATGGGTTCATGTAGACCTCACTGACTTCGACATATCAAAAGTGTATAGAAGTCAGAATGAGATGCAACGAACATACCAGAAAATGGATGCTGTAGTAGGTGTTTCAGAAAAAGCAATGCTTTCTATTGCGAATCTAGTCAAGATACCTAAGGAAAAACTGCATGTTATTCACAATGTTGTAGATACCGACTTAATTCTAAAACAAGGGAAAGAACCTGTCACAGATATTTCTTTTTCCAAAGATGCCATTAATCTCTGTTCTGTTGGCCGTCTTACACAACAAAAGGGATATAAACGATTAATTAATGCTATGGCGATGTTGGTGAAAGAGAATATACCAGTACATCTTTACTTACTTGGACAAGGAGAACTAGAAGAAGACATTAAAAGACAAATTAATGAATTAGGACTTCAAGATATAATTACGCTATTGGGTTTCCACAAAAATCCCCACAAGTACGTACAAAAATGTGATGTATTTGTTTGCTCTTCTTATCAGGAAGGCTTTAGTACCGCGGTTACAGAATCGGTTCTTTTGGGAACACCTGTGCTCACAACAGACTGCGCAGGAATGAACGAAATACTGGAGGATGGAACAGTAGGTATGATTGTAGAAAATAGTGAAACTGGATTGAACGCAGGTTTAAAAAAACTTCTTAATGACAAACAACTGTTAAATACCTATAAAAAAAGGACGGAAAAAAAGTCTTTACAATTCCAACAAAAAGATAATACCAAAGCGGTAGAAGAATTGATAGATAACCTCCTAAATCAATAA
- a CDS encoding ABC transporter ATP-binding protein, with product MKPIVAIENLGKQYRLGLIGTGTLSHDLNRWWSRIRGKQDPYIKIGETNDRSTKGKSQYVWPLKDISLEVFPGEVLGIIGENGAGKSTLLKLLSRVTAPSEGVIKIRGRIASLLEVGTGFHPELTGRENIFLNGAILGMSKQEIKAKFNEIVAFAGCERYIDTPVKRYSSGMYVRLAFAVAAHLEPEILVVDEVLAVGDAEFQKKAIGKMKDASIQKGRTVFFVSHNMSAIKTLCTRCIVLDKGKIVFKGAPEDAVAHYLSMSSLNLGKIKDVVSYIRKDMTITKIEINHSQQNFGQLSTVNSECLIKIYGTLHSPARLSMQLTVSDVDQNTVALFSPGMVDGKFTTYEEGVFELTENICFPSNLLGGIYIFDISLLDDNMDIHMKANNCFRLEYLGAPLAKGESSYKKMGYIVLQ from the coding sequence ATGAAACCTATCGTAGCTATTGAAAATTTAGGGAAGCAATACCGTTTGGGCCTTATTGGTACCGGTACTTTATCCCATGATTTAAATAGATGGTGGTCCAGAATACGGGGTAAGCAAGACCCCTACATCAAAATAGGCGAAACCAACGATAGATCTACAAAGGGAAAGTCACAGTATGTATGGCCTTTGAAAGATATTTCATTAGAAGTTTTCCCAGGAGAGGTATTGGGAATAATAGGGGAAAATGGAGCAGGTAAATCTACACTGCTCAAATTACTTAGTAGAGTCACGGCACCTAGTGAAGGAGTCATAAAAATTAGGGGGCGTATTGCCTCATTATTAGAAGTGGGAACCGGGTTTCACCCTGAACTGACAGGCAGGGAAAATATATTCCTGAATGGGGCCATATTGGGCATGTCCAAACAGGAAATTAAGGCTAAATTTAATGAAATAGTAGCTTTTGCAGGCTGCGAGCGCTATATAGATACTCCCGTTAAACGGTATTCTTCGGGAATGTATGTACGCTTGGCTTTTGCTGTGGCAGCTCACTTAGAGCCAGAAATTCTAGTGGTAGATGAAGTTTTAGCAGTAGGTGATGCAGAATTCCAAAAGAAAGCCATAGGCAAAATGAAGGATGCTTCAATACAAAAAGGAAGAACCGTATTTTTTGTGAGCCATAACATGAGTGCCATCAAAACCTTATGTACACGCTGTATTGTACTGGATAAAGGAAAAATTGTTTTTAAGGGTGCACCTGAAGACGCTGTTGCCCATTATTTAAGTATGAGTTCATTAAACTTGGGTAAAATTAAAGATGTAGTTTCATATATAAGAAAAGATATGACTATTACCAAAATCGAAATCAACCATTCGCAGCAAAACTTTGGGCAGCTCAGTACTGTCAATTCAGAGTGCCTTATCAAAATCTATGGAACGTTACATTCCCCTGCCCGTTTGAGCATGCAATTGACAGTTAGTGATGTTGACCAGAATACGGTAGCTCTTTTTTCCCCTGGTATGGTCGATGGCAAATTTACTACTTATGAGGAAGGGGTATTTGAGCTTACCGAGAATATTTGTTTTCCATCGAATCTACTGGGAGGTATTTACATTTTTGATATTTCTTTGTTGGATGATAATATGGATATACATATGAAGGCCAACAACTGCTTTAGGTTAGAATATTTGGGTGCTCCCTTGGCCAAAGGGGAAAGCAGTTATAAAAAGATGGGGTACATTGTACTACAATAA